From the Streptomyces sp. NBC_01298 genome, the window GGACGAGGATGAGGCCGGCTCGCCGGGCGAGCTGGTCGCGAGCATGGACGACGACCCGGACGGCCCCTTCGGCAGCCGCTGCTTCACCCTCTCCCTCTCCGAGGCCATCGACCGGGGCATCTGCGCCCCCTACCAGGTCGTCTGCGTGGACGTCACCGACACGGCGCTCCAGGCCGCGCAGCTACTGGGCGCCGAGAGCCGTTCGATCGAGGTGCGCGGGGCGCGGCTCGCCGCTCTGCAGACCGCCCTGGTGAAGGCGTCGGCGGAGGAGGGCTTTCGCAGGACGCTGGTCTTCCACCACGTCGTCAAGGAGGCCGAAGCCTTCGCGGCCGGCCTCCCCGACGTCGCCGAGCAGCTGCACGCGAGCGACCGGGAGCTGTACCCGGCCACCGTGTGGGCCGACTGGCTGTGCGGCGAGCACGCGCCGCTCCACCGGCGCCGGGTGCTCGCCGAGTTCGCCGAGGGGATCGCCACGGACGGCACCATCGTGGAGAAGGGCTACCTGGGCTCCGTGAAGGTCCTCGGTGAGGGCGTCGACACCAAGAACTGCGACTCCGTGTACTGGGCGGATGTACGGGGCTCCATGCCCGACCTCGTCCAGGCGGTGGGGCGTGCGCTGCGGATGCAGCCGGGCGAGGGGAAGGTGGCCTCGCTGGTGGTGCCGATCCTCCTCGGCCCCGGCGAGACGGCGGACAACATGCTCACGTCCCGGGCGTACGGCGGTCTGGCCAGGCTCCTGGAAGCGCTGCGGGCCCACGACGCCCGGATCGTGGAGACCCTCGCCGAACAGCAGGCCCCGAGCCGCTACAAGCCCGTCAGCGAGGACGGCAGCGCCAAGAGCGGCAACGGGACCGGCAGCGGCTCGGAGGCCGTCAGCGGCCCTGCGAAGGCCCTGCTGAAGTTCTCCACGCCCCGCGACCCGGCCACGCTCGCCGCGTTCATCAACCTGCGCGTTCTCAACCCGGAGCACCAGCACTGGCGTCGCGGGGTGGAAGCCGCCGTCATCTACGCCCGCGAACACGGCGACCTCAAGGTCCCCTTCACGTTCCGCGTCCCGGCCGCCGAGGAAGCCCAGGCGTCGGGATGGCCGGCCTCCCTCGCCGGGTTCCCGCTGGGGCAGTGGACCGCCGACGCCCGACGCTTCTACAGCCGCGGGGACATGGACACGGACCGCGTCGCGCAACTGGAGAAGCTCGGCATGATCTGGTCGCACTTCGACGTCGCGTGGGAGGAGGGCCTGGCCGCCGCGCGCGGGTGGGCAGCCCAGCACGGCCACCTCCTGGCCCCGCTGGACGCCACCTATCAGGGCGCGGCAGTGGGTATCTGGCTGAAGAACGCGCGGGTCGCCGCCCGGAAGGCGAAGGAGATCGAAGAGCGGCGTGCCGAGGGGCTGCCGGTGGAGTCGTCAGCCGGGGCCATGACGCAAAAGCGGCGCGAGCAGCTGGAGGACATCGACGCGTCCTGGTGCCCGAGCTGGCCGGTGACCTGGCAACGCTCCTTCCACCTGGTCCGGCAGCACCTGGACGCGGGCGAGGCGCTGCCCACCGAGACGGACAAGGTCGTGCGCCAGGGCGAGGACCTCGGACGGTGGGTGACCTCGGTACGCCTCGGCTGGGACCAGCTCACCGGCGTGCAGCAGTGGATGTGCCAGCAGATCCTCGGGATCGAGCCCGCCACCGAGGAGGAGAAGCCGAAGCCGCGCCCCACGCAGGCCGACAAGTGGATCGCCCACCTCGGCGCCGCCCGGCAGTTCTTCGAGCGCGAAGGCCACCTGACCGTGCCCCGCAAACACGTAGAGACCGTGGCCTCCGCAAACGGCGGGGAGCTCCAGTTCCGTCTGGGGGCATGGGTCAACAACCAGCGCAGCCGGGCAGCCGCGCTATCCCCGGAGCGCGTGGAGCAGCTGTCCAAGGTCGGCATGCGGTGGGCGTGATGACGGTCGGCCTCACCGCGGCCGCCGCGCCCGCGGCCGGCTACCTGCTCGGACGGGTGCGCCCCGGGCAGTGTGCGGGCAACTGGGCGGCCGAGCATGTCCGCTTCACCGGGCCCTGGGTCCGGGGCGGCTCCGGCCACCAGGGCCTCGTCGTCCTGGTCCACATCGCCACCGCGCCCCGCGCCAGGCCGGCGCATGATGCGCGCCCCGGCCGTCCCCACGCAGGCACCGGTGCCCGTACGCCTACTGGCCGACCTCGAGTTCGTGTGGGGGCCGCGCATCCGCGTCAGCCGGTGAGCAACATGGAACGAGCAGCGGGGCCGGGCAGGGTGATCCTGTCCGGCCCCGCTGGTTTGTCCTTACGTCACCCTGAGACCTCGTCGACGGTGGCCACGATGAGGCCCGGGAGGAATTCGATGGCGCGCTTCAGCAGGCTTTCGATCGGCACGGCGTGGTTGTTGTTGTCCACGCTGATGAGTCCGTCCCATCCGGCCGGCTCGTAGCGGGCCAGCATGGAGAGCGTGTAGACGACCGACCACCAGGCCATCAGCAGGTGTGGTTCCCGGCCGGTCGGTGAGATCGCTGGCAGGAACCAGCGCGAGCGGCCGTGGCTCCGGGTGAGGCTGTGATGGTGTTCGCGGCGTTCTTCGACGAGGGCGTGTCCTTGGGGCATGAGCCAGCTGACTCGGAGTTCCCCGCCGCCGTGGTCGTAGCGGGTGAAGTCGGGTGGCCCGTCGGGGTGGGGTGTCCGTCGGACGTACTCGTGGCGCTGGGCGAGGCCCGGGTACTTCGCGAAGAACGCGTTCGTCGTCTCCCGGCCGCCGTTGTCGATGACCCAGTCGGGGATGTCGCAGACGGGGACGTGCAGCAGCGGGTGGGGGTCGCCGTGGATACTGCGATCGTCCGTGTACAGGGCGGGATGCCGGTTCCGGTCCGTGAGCGGGTAGTCGAGGTTGACCGGCAGCATGTCCCAGACATCTTCGAGGCGCACCGGGTCCTTGCCCCAGACCGGGGAGTCGAGCAGCTGGCTCAGTCGCACGAAGCTTGCCCGTGATGTCGAGGGGTCGGTGCGGATCTCGATGTCGGGGAAGGGCTTGTCGAAGCCGCTGGCCTTGATGCCGTGCCCGTCGAGTCGCCAGTCCTCGCCCTTGAGGTCGACCGCCGCCGCGGCGATGGCGCGGCCGGCCTGGCTGAGGCCGTAGAAGACCTGCAGGGGGCGAGTGGCCGGGCCCACCACGGCGGCCGCGCGGAACATCTGCTCTGCCTGCTCCAGTGCCGCCCCGTAGGTCTTCCGGCGCGCTCCGCCGCCGGCCTTGCCGGGCGGGTTCGCCCGGCTGCCGCGCAGCTTCTCCCACGCCTCGTCAGGATCAGCCTTCATGTACATGGGCTGACGCTACTCCTCGGTGCTGGCATCGGTCAGCGAGTTCGTCGTCACCCAGGACGTGATCGTGACGAGGGTCCACCCGGCGCGTGTCCAGCGGTACACGTACTCGCCGGCGTCCAGTGAGCCGAACCAGATGGTATGGAGGCTGTCCGGGACGTTGGGGCTGTCGGACGGAACGAATCCCCGCCGGAGTGCCATGGTGACGTCGAGCTGGCCGCGGTCGGCCCAGACGAAGAGGTGACCTTCGCGGTCGGTGTA encodes:
- a CDS encoding helicase associated domain-containing protein, which produces DEDEAGSPGELVASMDDDPDGPFGSRCFTLSLSEAIDRGICAPYQVVCVDVTDTALQAAQLLGAESRSIEVRGARLAALQTALVKASAEEGFRRTLVFHHVVKEAEAFAAGLPDVAEQLHASDRELYPATVWADWLCGEHAPLHRRRVLAEFAEGIATDGTIVEKGYLGSVKVLGEGVDTKNCDSVYWADVRGSMPDLVQAVGRALRMQPGEGKVASLVVPILLGPGETADNMLTSRAYGGLARLLEALRAHDARIVETLAEQQAPSRYKPVSEDGSAKSGNGTGSGSEAVSGPAKALLKFSTPRDPATLAAFINLRVLNPEHQHWRRGVEAAVIYAREHGDLKVPFTFRVPAAEEAQASGWPASLAGFPLGQWTADARRFYSRGDMDTDRVAQLEKLGMIWSHFDVAWEEGLAAARGWAAQHGHLLAPLDATYQGAAVGIWLKNARVAARKAKEIEERRAEGLPVESSAGAMTQKRREQLEDIDASWCPSWPVTWQRSFHLVRQHLDAGEALPTETDKVVRQGEDLGRWVTSVRLGWDQLTGVQQWMCQQILGIEPATEEEKPKPRPTQADKWIAHLGAARQFFEREGHLTVPRKHVETVASANGGELQFRLGAWVNNQRSRAAALSPERVEQLSKVGMRWA
- a CDS encoding YaaC family protein yields the protein MYMKADPDEAWEKLRGSRANPPGKAGGGARRKTYGAALEQAEQMFRAAAVVGPATRPLQVFYGLSQAGRAIAAAAVDLKGEDWRLDGHGIKASGFDKPFPDIEIRTDPSTSRASFVRLSQLLDSPVWGKDPVRLEDVWDMLPVNLDYPLTDRNRHPALYTDDRSIHGDPHPLLHVPVCDIPDWVIDNGGRETTNAFFAKYPGLAQRHEYVRRTPHPDGPPDFTRYDHGGGELRVSWLMPQGHALVEERREHHHSLTRSHGRSRWFLPAISPTGREPHLLMAWWSVVYTLSMLARYEPAGWDGLISVDNNNHAVPIESLLKRAIEFLPGLIVATVDEVSG